The Vigna unguiculata cultivar IT97K-499-35 chromosome 6, ASM411807v1, whole genome shotgun sequence genome contains a region encoding:
- the LOC114189144 gene encoding homeobox-leucine zipper protein HDG11-like yields MDSSMASAGASADEGSQNHNNGRKTSYKRLTSSQTSRLERFIKDCPHPDEAQRRQLAIEIGLEPRQIKFWFQNKRTQIKNQHERADNTALRVENDRIHTENVTMQEALKSMLCPSCGGPPCLEGDREHAIHNMKLENMHLKEEHEKVSRLLSRYLESQMLPPDQFQQGFFPIIGSSSNAVAHGNPLNQSIGGSSSHDPNLALHMMDAGHNLFASESIEKNLMNKVAASAMDELVRLLRINEPFWIKSSSQDGKLCLLLENYQKMFPKTKHFKGPNVRIEATKESGIVNINTLQLVDMFLDSNKWVNLFPTIVSKAETVKVIERGLPGNRSGALQLMFEQMHVLSPFVQPREFQILRFCQQIEEGLVIADVSFDSFQQKPSFFQSWKHPSGCLIQELPNGCSMITWVEHVEVDDKIQTHPLYKDIIAKGTAYGAERWIMELQRICERFAAFYVEKIPDHDSAGVINSLEGRRSIMNFSHRMLKIFCDSITMADGLDFPLCDLMNTSGVRVSIRESKIIGQPSGMIVAAATSIWLPLHYMKLFDFFLDDKNRAQWDVLTCGNQAHKVANISNGIHPGNCVSIIRPFIPSENNALILQESFTSPMGSYVIYAPTDVATMTAAIMGENSSMLPVLPSGFVICPDGEPNGGMGVFDGSDSERMGGSLLTVAFQILASADGRNMPNRKAGAAVNSLLTSTILRVKDALNCNNLD; encoded by the exons ATGGATTCTTCCATGGCAAGTGCTGGTGCTTCTGCTGATGAAGGTTCTCAAAACCATAACAATGGAAGGAAAACCTCGTACAAACGTCTTACTTCTTCTCAAACATCGAGACTTGAAAG gtTCATCAAGGATTGCCCACACCCTGATGAGGCGCAACGACGTCAATTGGCTATTGAGATTGGACTTGAGCCAAGGCAAATAAAGTTCTGGTTTCAGAATAAGAGGACCCAAATCAAg AATCAACACGAGAGAGCAGATAACACTGCTCTTCGAGTTGAGAATGATAGGATACACACAGAAAATGTTACCATGCAAGAGGCTTTGAAGAGTATGCTTTGTCCATCTTGTGGAGGACCACCGTGTCTTGAAGGAGATCGTGAACATGCTATCCATAATATGAAACTTGAAAATATGCACCTAAAGGAAGAG CATGAGAAGGTGTCTCGTCTTCTTTCGAGGTACTTGGAGAGCCAGATGTTACCACCTGATCAGTTCCAACAGGGTTTTTTTCCCATCAtaggatcaagttcaaatgctGTAGCACATGGAAATCCACTGAACCAATCGATTGGTGGAAGTTCAAGTCATGATCCAAATCTTGCTTTGCATATGATGGATGCTGGCCATAACTTATTTGCAAGTGAAAGCATAGAAAAAAACCTTATGAATAAGGTTGCTGCTTCCGCCATGGATGAGTTAGTTAGGCTTCTTCGGATTAATGAGCCCTTTTGGATTAAGTCTTCATCTCAAGATGGCAAGCTCTGTCTGCTGCTTGAAAACTATCAAAAAATGTTCCCAAAGACCAAACATTTCAAAGGGCCAAACGTGCGTATTGAAGCAACAAAAGAATCAGGAATAGTCAACATTAATACCCTTCAGCTTGTTGACATGTTTCTAGATTCG AACAAATGGGTGAATCTGTTCCCAACAATTGTCTCAAAAGCAGAAACAGTGAAAGTAATTGAAAGAGGTTTGCCAGGAAACCGAAGTGGAGCCTTGCAGCTG ATGTTCGAGCAAATGCATGTTCTTTCACCCTTTGTGCAACCTCGTGAATTTCAAATCCTTCGTTTCTGTCAACAAATTGAAGAGGGCCTGGTGATAGCAGATGTATCATTTGATTCCTTCCAGCAAAAACCCTCTTTTTTTCAGTCTTGGAAACATCCCTCTGGATGCTTGATCCAGGAACTGCCTAATGGGTGCTCCATG ATTACTTGGGTTGAGCATGTGGAGGTGGATGATAAAATCCAAACACATCCACTGTACAAAGATATTATTGCTAAGGGCACTGCATACGGAGCTGAAAGGTGGATTATGGAACTTCAAAGAATCTGCGAGAGATTTGCTGCCTTTTATGTTGAAAAGATACCTGATCATGACTCTGCAGGAG TGATCAATTCTCTTGAGGGGAGGCGAAGTATAATGAATTTTTCTCATCGTATGCTGAAAATCTTCTGTGATAGTATAACCATGGCAGATGGGTTGGACTTTCCACTATGTGATCTGATGAACACTAGTGGGGTGAGGGTCTCTATTCGCGAAAGCAAAATCATTGGACAGCCAAGTGGCATGATTGTTGCAGCTGCTACCTCCATTTGGCTTCCTCTCCATTATATGAAACTCTTTGACTTCTTCTTAGACGATAAAAACCGTGCTCAG TGGGATGTTCTTACCTGTGGAAATCAGGCACACAAGGTTGCAAACATCTCAAATGGAATTCACCCTGGGAACTGTGTGTCGATAATTCGG CCATTCATCCCTAGCGAGAACAATGCACTGATTCTTCAAGAGAGTTTCACAAGCCCGATGGGATCGTATGTTATATATGCTCCAACGGATGTAGCAACCATGACTGCGGCGATAATGGGAGAAAACTCTTCGATGTTACCAGTTCTTCCATCAGGTTTTGTGATCTGTCCAGATGGTGAACCAAATGGAGGTATGGGA